The Ramlibacter pinisoli genome segment CGCTGGCCACCCTGCAGCGCGAGGCGCTGGAGCACAACCCCGAGCTGCAGTTCCTGCGCAGCGAGGTGCGGCGGCGCGAGGCCCGGCTCGACGAATCGCGTGCCAGCCGCCTGCCCGGGGTGGAGCTGCGCTACGGCCAGGTGCGCGATCCCGAGGTGCGCCAGGCCGTGCTGACCGCCACGGTGCAGGTGCCGCTGTTCGACCGCCGCAGCGGCCCCATCGCCGAGGCGGGCGCCGAACTGGAGCGCTCGCGCACGCTGCTGGACGGCCGGCAGGTCGAACTGGACCGGCAACTGCAGTCGGCCGCACAGGCGCTGGAAGTCGCGCGGCTGCGGGCCGACGCCCTGGCCACCGGCGCCCTGCCCGGCGCCGAGGCCGCCCTGCGGGTGGCCCAGGCCGCCTACCGCTTCGGCGAGCGCGGCATCCTGGACGTGCTGGATGCGCAGCGCCTGCTGCGCAGCATCCGCGCCGACCTGATCGACGCCCGCTTCCAGGTGCAGGCCGCCGCCATCGAACTCGAACAGCTGGCCGGCCGCTACGCCGTGCCCGAGTCCACCCTCTCCCGCCCCATCCCGTGAGCGAGCCCACCATGCACTTTCCCACCCGTTTCCCGTCGGCGTTCCGCCCCACCGTGCTGCTGGCCCTCGCCACCCTGCTGCTGGCGGGCTGCGGCCGGCCCGCTTCGGATGCGAGCGCCGCCGCAACCACCGCCCCCGCGGCCCAGGCGCCCGCCGGCAAGGCGTCCGACCCGCTGGTGGTCGACATCCCGCCGGCGATGGCCCCGAACTTCAAGGTCGAGACCGCGGCCAGCCGCGAGATCGCGGTGGTGCAGGAGGTGGTCGGTCGCATCGACGCCAACGAGAAGCGCGTCGCCCGCATCGGCGCCGCCATGACCGGCCGCATCACCGAGGTGCTGGCCGAGGTGGGCGACACCGTGCGCGCCGGCCAGACGCTGGCGCGCATCGCCAGCCCCGAGCTCACCGCCGCGCAACTGGCGTTCCTGCGCGCCACCTCGGCGGCGCAGCTGGCCGAGCGCGCCGTCGACCGCGCCCGCCAGCTGATCCAGGCCGACGTGATCGGTTCGGCCGAGGTGCAGCGGCGCGAGGCCGAACTCGCGATCGCACGGGCCGAGTCGCGCGCCGCCGCCGACCAGCTGCGCCTGATGGGCGTGCCGGCCGACGCCATCGCCCACCTGGGCGAGCGCGGCGCCCTGGCCGAGGCGGCCGGCGTCACCGCCACCCTGGCCGGGGTGGTGACCGAGCGCACCGTGAGCAAGGGCCAGGTGTCGCAGCCCGGCGACCCGCTGTTCACCGTCGCCGACCTGTCCACCGCCTGGGTGGTCGGGGCGCTGCCCGAGCGCACCGCGCGCGCCGTGGCCCTCGGCCAGCAGGTCGAGGTGGCGGTGCCGGCGCTGGGCGAGCGCAAGCTCGCCGGCAAGGTGGTGTTCATCAGCGACACCGTCTCGCCCGACACCCGCACCGTGACCATCCGCACCGAGGTGGACAACCGGGACCGGGCGCTCAAGCCGCAGATGCTGGCCACGCTGCGCATCGCCGGCCCGGCGACGCGCCAGCTCACGGTGCCGGCCGGCGCCGTGGTGCGCGAGAACGACCGCGACCATGTCTTCCTGCGCACCGAGGGCCAGCGCTACCGGCTCACGCCGGTGGAGCTGGGGCCGGCCGTCGATGGCCAGCGCCCGGTGCTCCAGGGCCTGCAGGCCGGCGCGGCGGTGGTGGTCGAGGGGGCGTTCCACATGAACAACGAGCGCAAGCGCGCCGAGCTCGAATAGGACCGGCCCGATGCTGCAATCCCTGATCCGCGCCGCGCTCTCGCAGCGGCTGCTGGTGGTCGTGCTGGCGCTGCTGCTGTGCGCGTTCGGCGTGCGCGAGGCGACCCGGCTGTCGGTCGACGCCTTCCCCGACGTGACCAACGTGCAGGTGCAGGTGGCCACCGAGTTCGCGGGCCGCTCGCCCGAGGAGATCGAGCGCTTCGTCACCGTGCCGGTGGAGATCGCGATGACCGGCCTGCCCGGGCTGGTGGAGATGCGCTCGCTCAACAAGAGCGGCCTGTCCATCCTCACCCTGGTCTTCACCGACAAGACCGACGTCTACTTCGCCCGCCAGCTGGTGACCGAGCGGCTGATCGAGGTGGGCGCCCGACTGCCGGCCGGCGTGACGCCGGTGCTCGGGCCGGTGAGCACCGGCCTGGGCGAGGTCTACCAGTACACGCTGGACCACCCGGACGACGGCAAGCGCGCGCTCACGCCGGCGGAGCTGGCCGAGCGGCGCATCGTGCAGGACTGGGTGGTGCGGCCGCTGCTGCGCTCCATCCCCGGCGTGGCCGAGATCAACTCCCAGGGCGGCTACGTGCGCCAATACCAGGTGCTGGCCGATCCGCAGCGGCTGCGCTACCACGGCATCGCGCTGGAGCAGCTGGTCGACGCGGTGGCGCGCAACAACGCCAACGCCGGCGGCGGCATCCTGCCGCAGGCCAGCGAGCAGTTCCTGATCCGCGGGGTGGGCCTGATCCGCGACCTCGACGACATCGCGACCATCGTGGTCAAGGAATCCGGCGGCGTGCCGGTGTACCTGCGCGACGTGGCCGAGGTGCAGCTGGGCAGCGAGGTGCGCCAGGGCGCCATCGTCAAGGGCGGCTACACCGAGTCGGTCTCGGGCATCGTGCTGATGGCGCGCGCCGGCAACGCCAAGGAGATCGTCACCCGGGTGAAGGCGCGGGTGGACCAGATCAACGCCCAGGGCCTGCTGCCCGGCGGGCTGCAGATCGTGCCCTACTACGACCGCACCGAGCTGGTGGACGCTGCACTCTGGACCGTGGGCAAGGTGCTGGTGGAAGGCATCGCGCTGGTGGTGCTGGTGCTGTTCGTGTTCCTGGGCGACGTGCGCTCCAGCCTGATCGTGGTGGCCACGCTGCTGATCGCGCCGCTGGTCACCTTCATCGTCATGAACCGCTACGGCATCTCGGCCAACCTGATGTCGCTGGGCGGGCTGGCGATCGCCATCGGCCTGATGGTCGACGCCACCGTGGTGGTGGTGGAGAACGTGCACCAGCGCCTGGGCCAGGCCGATCCCGGCGGCTCGCGGGTGCGCACCATCCTGGCGGCCACCAGCGAGGTGGCCACCCCCACCATCTTCGGCATCGCCATCATCATCCTGGTGTTCCTGCCGCTCATGACGCTGCAGGGCATCGAGGGCAAGCTGTTCGCGCCGCTGGCGCTGACCATCGCCATCGCGCTGGCGGTCTCGCTGGTGGTGTCGCTGCTGCTGTCGCCGGTGCTGTGCTCGTTCCTGATGAAGGGCGGCGCCGACCACGACACGCCGGTGCTGGCCTTCCTCAAGCGCCGCTACGTCGGGCTGCTGGACGCGGCGCTGGCCCGGCGCGCCCGCACGCTGGGCCTGGCGGTGCTGCTGCTGCTGGTCTCGGTGGCGCTGGTGCCGTTCCTGGGCAAGTCGTTCATGCCGACCATGAAGGAAGGTGCGCTGACGCCGCAGATCAACCGCGTGCCCAGCATCTCGCTGGACGAGTCGCTGCGCATCGAGACCGCCGCGATGAAGAGCATCGCCGAGGTGCCGGGCGTGCGCATGGTGGTGTCCAAGCTGGGCCGCGGCGAGTCGCCGGCCGACCCGGCCGGGCCCAACGAGTCCGACCCCATCGTGCTGCTGGACCCGGACAGCGACCGCACCCAGGACGAGATCGACGAGGACATTCGCCGGCGGCTGTCGACCATTCCCGGCGTGCAGATCGTGCTGTCGCAGCCGATCGCCGAGCGCGTCGACGAGATGGTGACCGGTGTGCGCTCGCAGCTGGCGGTGAAGGTGTTCGGCGACGACCTGGAGGGCCTGCGCCGGGTCTCGGAAGACGTGGCCCGCCTGCTGCGCGCCGTGCCCGGCTCGCGCGACATCCGCATCGAGCGGCTGTCGGGCCAGCAGTCGCTCACCATCGACATCGACCGCAAGGCGATCGCCCGGCACGGCCTCAACGTGGCCGACGTGCACGCGCTGATCGAGACCGCCATCGGCGGCAAGGAGGTGTCGACGGTCTACGAGGGCGAGCGCCGCTTCGGCATCGCGGTGCGCTTCCCGGAGAGCGCGCGCAACTCGGTGGAGGCGATCGGCGCCATCACGCTGCGCGCGCCCGACGGCGCCCTGGTGCCGCTGGCCTCGGTGGCACGCATCGCGCTGCTGGACGGCCCCGCGCAGATCAGCCGCGAGGGCGGCAAGCGCCGGGTGGTGGTGGGCGCCAACGTGGAGGGACGCGACCTGGGCGGCTTCGTCGCCGAGGTGCAGGAGCGGCTGGCGCGCGAGGTGAAGCTGCCCGAGGGCTACTCGTTCGTGTTCGGCGGCCAGTTCGAGAACATGGAGCGCGCCATGGGGACGCTGGCCGTGATCGTGCCGCTGACCATCGCCGCCATCTTCTTCCTGCTGTTCATGCTGTTCCGCTCGCTCAAGCTGGCGTCGCTGATCATCCTGGTGCTGCCGTTCGCCTCCGTCGGCGGCCTGGTCGGCCTGTTCGTGACGCGCGAGTACCTCAGCGTGCCGGCCTCGGTGGGCTTCATCGCGCTGTGGGGCATCGCCGTGCTCAACGGCGTGGTGCTGGTCAGCTGCATCCGCCGGCTGCGCGAGGACGGGCTGGCGGTGGCCGAGGCGGTGCGCGAGGGCTGCATCCTGCGCTTCCGGCCCGTGATGATGACCGCCACCGTTGCGCTGCTGGGCCTGGTGCCCTTCCTGTTCGCCAGCGGTCCCGGCTCCGAGGTGCAGAAGCCGCTGGCCGTGGTGGTGATCGGCGGCCTGATCACCTCGACCCTGCTGACCCTGGTGGTGCTGCCCGCGCTGTACCGCTGGTTCGACGACCGTCCGCAAGAAGCCTGAAGGAGACCCGGACCATGAAGGAAATCCGCGCCATCGTGCGCCCGCACCGCCTCGACCGCCTGCGCGAGGCGCTGCGCGCCATCCCCAACTTCCCCGGCGTGACGGTGTTCAGGGCCGAGGGCTTCACCGCGCCGGCCGCGATCGGCCATCGCACCGTGCGCCAGGAGCTGACCGACTTCTCGTCCAAGCTGATGGTCAGCGTGCTGGCCGACGACGCCATGGTCGAACCCATCCGGGCGGCCATCATCGCCAGCTGTGCCACCGGCCAGATCGGCGACGGCATCGTGTGGACGGTTGCCATCGACGACATCCACCGCATCCGCGACGGCAGCGTGATCGACGGCGCGCCCCCGGGCTAGGAGGCCGGCGACAGGCCGACCGGCGGCGCCGCAGGCCGAACGGCCGCGGCGTGAAAACAACTGAGCAGCAGTGAAATCGGCCACGGGCTTGATCCGGATCAGGCCGCCGCCGGATAGCGCGTTGCGCGTCGTGCCGCGTCCCTGTGTCATGGAGGCCAGGAGGTGCGACATGTCCTTGGAACGCAGCGACAGCCATCCGGCCACGCGGGATGCCAGGTCGGCGAGCGAATGGCGGTCCCGTGGCGACGAGGGCCGGCCTCAGCAGTTCGCGACCGCGCCCCACGTCTGGCCGGCGACCATGCGGGGCCAGCCCGGCGCGCCGGTGCGCGTGACCCTGGTCGACGCCGATCCGCATGCCCGCGGCGTCATCGCCCGCGAGCTGATGGACGATGCGCGCACCCTGGTGGCCGGGCAGGCCGGTTCGCTGCGCGACGGTCGCCGGCTGCTCCGGGAGGGCCCGTTCGACGTCCTGATGGTGGATGTCAGCCTGGGCGAGGGCGCCGGCTTCGAGCTGGTCTCGCAGGCCCGCAAGCTCGACCCGCAGGTCGAGGTGATCGCCCTGTCCCGCGCCTTGAGCGAGGAGGATGCCGCCAGGGCCTTCGACCTGGGCGCGGCCGGCTACCTGTGGAAGCAGTGCTGGTTCATGAGCTACGTGGAGCCGGTGCTGCAGGTGGCCAATGGCGGCGCCGCGATCACGCCCGCCTTGTCGCGCCGGTTGCTGCTCAAGGCGCGCCGGCAACCCGACGTGCCCGCGCCGCCCGTGGCCAGCGTCTGCGGGACGCTCTCGGCCCGCGAGCACGAGGTGCTGCGAATGATCGCCAGCGGCCTGACGAGCAGCCAGATCGCCGAACACCTTGCCATCGGCTGCACGACGGTCAACTCGCACATCAAGAACCTGTACCTCAAGCTGCACGTGCGGTCGCGCGCGCAGGCGGTCAGCTGCGCGAACAGCCGTGGGCTGCTGTAGTGCCGACTCGCGCGGCGCTCGCGTGGGGGATCGCGCAGGGCAGGACTCCCCTCACTTCCCTGCGCCGCTCTGCAGGCTCTCCATCACCTGGTCCAGGTTCATGCTGCC includes the following:
- a CDS encoding efflux RND transporter periplasmic adaptor subunit produces the protein MHFPTRFPSAFRPTVLLALATLLLAGCGRPASDASAAATTAPAAQAPAGKASDPLVVDIPPAMAPNFKVETAASREIAVVQEVVGRIDANEKRVARIGAAMTGRITEVLAEVGDTVRAGQTLARIASPELTAAQLAFLRATSAAQLAERAVDRARQLIQADVIGSAEVQRREAELAIARAESRAAADQLRLMGVPADAIAHLGERGALAEAAGVTATLAGVVTERTVSKGQVSQPGDPLFTVADLSTAWVVGALPERTARAVALGQQVEVAVPALGERKLAGKVVFISDTVSPDTRTVTIRTEVDNRDRALKPQMLATLRIAGPATRQLTVPAGAVVRENDRDHVFLRTEGQRYRLTPVELGPAVDGQRPVLQGLQAGAAVVVEGAFHMNNERKRAELE
- a CDS encoding efflux RND transporter permease subunit, whose product is MLQSLIRAALSQRLLVVVLALLLCAFGVREATRLSVDAFPDVTNVQVQVATEFAGRSPEEIERFVTVPVEIAMTGLPGLVEMRSLNKSGLSILTLVFTDKTDVYFARQLVTERLIEVGARLPAGVTPVLGPVSTGLGEVYQYTLDHPDDGKRALTPAELAERRIVQDWVVRPLLRSIPGVAEINSQGGYVRQYQVLADPQRLRYHGIALEQLVDAVARNNANAGGGILPQASEQFLIRGVGLIRDLDDIATIVVKESGGVPVYLRDVAEVQLGSEVRQGAIVKGGYTESVSGIVLMARAGNAKEIVTRVKARVDQINAQGLLPGGLQIVPYYDRTELVDAALWTVGKVLVEGIALVVLVLFVFLGDVRSSLIVVATLLIAPLVTFIVMNRYGISANLMSLGGLAIAIGLMVDATVVVVENVHQRLGQADPGGSRVRTILAATSEVATPTIFGIAIIILVFLPLMTLQGIEGKLFAPLALTIAIALAVSLVVSLLLSPVLCSFLMKGGADHDTPVLAFLKRRYVGLLDAALARRARTLGLAVLLLLVSVALVPFLGKSFMPTMKEGALTPQINRVPSISLDESLRIETAAMKSIAEVPGVRMVVSKLGRGESPADPAGPNESDPIVLLDPDSDRTQDEIDEDIRRRLSTIPGVQIVLSQPIAERVDEMVTGVRSQLAVKVFGDDLEGLRRVSEDVARLLRAVPGSRDIRIERLSGQQSLTIDIDRKAIARHGLNVADVHALIETAIGGKEVSTVYEGERRFGIAVRFPESARNSVEAIGAITLRAPDGALVPLASVARIALLDGPAQISREGGKRRVVVGANVEGRDLGGFVAEVQERLAREVKLPEGYSFVFGGQFENMERAMGTLAVIVPLTIAAIFFLLFMLFRSLKLASLIILVLPFASVGGLVGLFVTREYLSVPASVGFIALWGIAVLNGVVLVSCIRRLREDGLAVAEAVREGCILRFRPVMMTATVALLGLVPFLFASGPGSEVQKPLAVVVIGGLITSTLLTLVVLPALYRWFDDRPQEA
- a CDS encoding P-II family nitrogen regulator, coding for MKEIRAIVRPHRLDRLREALRAIPNFPGVTVFRAEGFTAPAAIGHRTVRQELTDFSSKLMVSVLADDAMVEPIRAAIIASCATGQIGDGIVWTVAIDDIHRIRDGSVIDGAPPG
- a CDS encoding LuxR C-terminal-related transcriptional regulator yields the protein MSLERSDSHPATRDARSASEWRSRGDEGRPQQFATAPHVWPATMRGQPGAPVRVTLVDADPHARGVIARELMDDARTLVAGQAGSLRDGRRLLREGPFDVLMVDVSLGEGAGFELVSQARKLDPQVEVIALSRALSEEDAARAFDLGAAGYLWKQCWFMSYVEPVLQVANGGAAITPALSRRLLLKARRQPDVPAPPVASVCGTLSAREHEVLRMIASGLTSSQIAEHLAIGCTTVNSHIKNLYLKLHVRSRAQAVSCANSRGLL